tccaggatggcacatcaatgaaagctgtggcaagaaggtttgctgtgtctgtcagcgtagtgtccagagcatggaggcgctaccaggagacaggccagtacatcaggagatgtggaggaggccgtaggagggcaacaacccagcagcaggaccactacctccgcctttgtgcaagggggagcaggaggagcactgccagagccctgcaaaatgacaaatgtgtctgtttctgaccatttgagcagactccatgagggtggtatgagggcccgccttacagcccaacaccgtgcaggacgtttgaaatttgccagagaacaccaagattggcaaatcaccactggcgccctgtgctcttcacagatgaaagcaggttcacactgagcacatgtgacagagtctggagacgccgtggagaacgttctgctgcctgcaacatcctccagcatgaccggtttggcggtgggtcagtcatggtgtggggtggcatttctttgcggggccgcacagccctccatgtgcttgccagaggtagcctgactgccattaggtaccgagatgagatcacATGGAGTGAAAACAGTCAGTCAGAATAACGTACTTAAtatttacccagaaatgatttgatcttCAGATTGGACCTTTTAAAAGTGTCTCCTGAGGTCGCCTAGCATCATGTGAAAGCTCTCACTAAAGAGAGATCAGCTGTCTGTGGAAACGCAGCCTTTTTCATATCTGATTGATTCAAACACGGCagcggcggcagggtagcctagtggttagagtgttggactagtaaccgaaaggttgcgagttcaaacccctgagctgacaaggtacaaatctgttgttctgcccctgaacaggcagttaacccactgttcccaggccgtcattgaaaataagaatttgttcttaactgacttgcctagttaaataaaggtaaaataaactaAATTACCTAGTTGTACACGTGGtagtagttaaataaaggtaaaataaaaataaataaaaacacctcCGATCAACTCATCAATAAACAGATTGTTCTAACTGATCCCTACTATTTAGTGAGACGCTTTATTGAATTGTGTATGTGAGTAAAGTTCACATTTGTAGGACTGATGTTAGTCAATGTTCATAGACCATTTCATGTTTCAAATGACCTTAGCTGTTGTGGGAGTCACTATCCACCTGCTCAACATTCAGTAGGCATATGTCTTGCTTTGTCTCAAAGTAtatcgaactgctttgctttatcttggccaggtcgcaattgtaaatgagaacttgttctcaacttgcctacctggttaaataaaggtgaaataaataaaaaatatgaatctGTAATCTGTTTTTCTCACGGACAGTTCAACCCATTGTGGCCTTAGTTGGTGATGACGTCATCCTGCCTTGCACCCTGAGAGACACCGTCAGTGCTGTGTATCAGTCAGTAGAGTGGCAGAGACCGGACCTAAAACCAAAAGAGGTCCATCTTTACAGAGATGAGAAGGACGATCTTGTGCTCCAGAATCCAGTCTTCAGGGGAAGGACGTCACTGTTTAAAGAAGAACTAGAGAACGGCAACACTAGTTTAAAGTTGACCAGAGTGAAACTCTCTGATGTTGGTAACTACACCTGTTACATTCCACTGCTGAACCACCAGAAAACCATAATTCAACTCCTTGTTGGTGAGTCAACACACCTGCTGACCACCCAAACCCCCTTAAGAGACAGATCTCATGAAATCAGGGGTGAGTTCAATGTGAAGTCCATTGCATGATGAGTATTAGTTCCATACTGTAGATTGGTTAGACTACATACTTACCTTAACCCAAGTCCATGTACAATGCTGTGATCAATTGTTAGTTCCTCTTTTAATTTAAAGGTCCAAGAATATCAACAAACCCTTGtgttatatttaagcaataaggcctgagggggtgtggtatatggccgatATCACGGCTATGGCCTGTCCTTATGCACGATACAGCCATTATCCGGGGTATATCGGCCATATACTACTAACCCTGAGTTGCCTTATTGCTATTGTAAACTGGTTACCAAGGTAACAGGACAGttcagccctgaatgctgattggctgaaagctgtggtatatggtctgatatcaCAAACATTATAAActaggtggtttgagccctgaatgctgatttggctgaaagccgtggtatatctgtgtacctgtaTAGGTGCTGTGTCCAGACCAGTTATCATCATTGAGGGAATGGAAGGCGATGAGGTGGTCCTGCGGTGTGAGGCTGAAGGCTGCTACCCAGAGCCTGTCATGGAGTGGTGTGACGCTCAGGGACGTGTCCTCCCTGCTGCTGGACCTACAGAGACGTCCAGAGACCGTGAAGGCTGCTACACTGTGACAAGCCATGTCATCGTCCCGAAGTCTGACAACAACACCTTCACCTGTCGCGTTCAACAGTTGGAGATCAAACACATGAAGGAGAGACAGGTTCATGTTCCAGGTGAGAGTTTTGGATATTTGAATGAAGGCACTATCTGTAAAGTAAATCCTGTTTAAAAGTCATTTAATGTGTAATAAGCATTAGGTATTGTAATAATTCTACTTCCTGTGTTTCAGATCAAATGTTTCCTAAGACCTGCTGGCTGACAGTTCTTGTCACAGTTCTTGTAGCAGTTCTTGTTGAAGCTGTAGCTGGAGGTCTCTACCTGTTGATGAAAAAATGGATATTGACCTTCAGAAAGGTAAGTCACACTtcctggtgtggtagtgttatggggTGGAGTTACTTCCTGGTGTGGTAGTGTTCTGTGGTGGAGTTACTtcctggtgtggtagtgttacttcctggtgtggtagtgttacttcctggtgtggtagtgttacttcctggtgtggtagtgttacttcctggtgtggtagtgttatgtgGTGGAGCTACTACTttaacgcctgaaggtaccatgttcatctgtacaaacaataggacacacacaatataaacaccattggaccacgcagccgtcataccgctcacgaaggagacgcgttctgtctcctagagatgaacgtactttggtgcgaaaagtgcaaatcatgagtacaaccaccactgtagctggaatgaatgaatacaaccaccactgtagctggaatgaatgaatacaaccgccactgtagctggaatgaatgaatacaaccgccactgtagctggaatgaatgaatgagtacaaccgccactgtagctggaatgaatgaatgagtacaaccgccactgtagctggaatgaatgaatgagtacaaccgccactgtagctggaatgaatgaatgagtacaaccgccactagctggaatgaatgaatgagtacaaccgccactgtagctggaatgaatgaatgagtacaaccgccactgtagctggaatgaatgaatgagtacaaccgccactgtagctggaatgaatgaatgagtacaaccgccactgtagctggaatgaatgaatgagtacaaccgccACTGCagctggaatgaatgaatgagtacaaccgccactgtagctggaatgaatgaatgagtacaaccgccactgtagctggaatgaatgaatgagtacaaccgccactagctggaatgaatgaatgaatacaacCGCCACTAGCTGTaatgaatgaatgagtacaaccaccactgtagctggaatgaatgaatgaatacaaccaccactgtagctggaatgaatgaatgaatgaatacaaccaccactgtagctggaatgaatgaatgagtacaaccgccactgtagctggaatgaatgaatgagtacaaccgccactgtagctggaatgaatgaatgaatgaatgaatacaaccgccactgtagctggaatgaatgaatgaatgaatgagtacaaccgccactgtagct
The genomic region above belongs to Oncorhynchus kisutch isolate 150728-3 linkage group LG16, Okis_V2, whole genome shotgun sequence and contains:
- the LOC116353921 gene encoding butyrophilin subfamily 1 member A1-like isoform X2; translation: MRIYSVCMLCSLIISSTASDTGVQPIVALVGDDVILPCTLRDTVSAVYQSVEWQRPDLKPKEVHLYRDEKDDLVLQNPVFRGRTSLFKEELENGNTSLKLTRVKLSDVGNYTCYIPLLNHQKTIIQLLVGAVSRPVIIIEGMEGDEVVLRCEAEGCYPEPVMEWCDAQGRVLPAAGPTETSRDREGCYTVTSHVIVPKSDNNTFTCRVQQLEIKHMKERQVHVPDQMFPKTCWLTVLVTVLVAVLVEAVAGGLYLLMKKWILTFRKEARTSLMKNKETTKNEEDEASVLSLSSV
- the LOC116353921 gene encoding butyrophilin subfamily 1 member A1-like isoform X1; the encoded protein is MRIYSVCMLCSLIISSTASDTGVQPIVALVGDDVILPCTLRDTVSAVYQSVEWQRPDLKPKEVHLYRDEKDDLVLQNPVFRGRTSLFKEELENGNTSLKLTRVKLSDVGNYTCYIPLLNHQKTIIQLLVGESTHLLTTQTPLRDRSHEIRGAVSRPVIIIEGMEGDEVVLRCEAEGCYPEPVMEWCDAQGRVLPAAGPTETSRDREGCYTVTSHVIVPKSDNNTFTCRVQQLEIKHMKERQVHVPDQMFPKTCWLTVLVTVLVAVLVEAVAGGLYLLMKKWILTFRKEARTSLMKNKETTKNEEDEASVLSLSSV